One Pseudomonadota bacterium genomic window carries:
- a CDS encoding 4Fe-4S dicluster domain-containing protein — protein sequence MKATTSLAKLTRRHWLGASVAALLGTAGAAFGRFTRRLPGVRLRPPGALPEGQFVDACVRCLKCGNACPNGCIRFHGFDAGLTQALTPYIRARERACVLCGECARVCPTSALQPFEATREGWLEDVKMGTAHVNTSMCYSYHGRTCGACYKACPLAGLAIRIGVFEKPLLQPEYCVGCGLCEQACLHLPQAIRVFPGARVGLSKEHGAVS from the coding sequence ATGAAGGCCACGACCTCACTGGCGAAGCTCACGCGGCGACACTGGTTGGGTGCCAGCGTGGCCGCGCTGCTGGGAACGGCGGGTGCGGCGTTCGGCCGCTTCACGCGCCGCCTGCCCGGCGTGAGGCTGCGCCCGCCGGGCGCGTTGCCGGAAGGGCAGTTTGTCGACGCCTGCGTGCGCTGCCTCAAGTGCGGTAACGCGTGTCCCAACGGATGCATCAGGTTTCATGGCTTCGACGCGGGGCTCACGCAGGCGTTGACGCCCTACATTCGCGCCCGCGAAAGAGCCTGCGTCTTGTGCGGTGAATGCGCCAGGGTCTGCCCCACGAGCGCGCTCCAGCCCTTCGAGGCTACGCGCGAGGGTTGGCTCGAAGACGTCAAAATGGGCACAGCGCACGTCAACACGAGCATGTGCTACAGCTATCATGGCCGTACCTGCGGCGCGTGCTACAAAGCATGCCCGCTTGCGGGCCTGGCGATTCGGATCGGTGTGTTCGAAAAGCCGTTGCTCCAGCCGGAATACTGCGTTGGTTGCGGGTTGTGCGAGCAGGCCTGTCTGCATCTGCCGCAGGCGATCCGGGTGTTTCCGGGAGCCCGGGTCGGGCTCTCGAAAGAACATGGAGCCGTGTCATGA